CTGTAGCCGCTGCTGTTACACTTCTGACTAACGGATTCTTAATTCTTCCCAAACTTTCGAGCATAGCTATATCAATCTTTTGCTGTTGATTCTAAATTCATTGTTGCTGGCAAATTAGTCTAGATATTATAATTATCTAAAGATTGACTTTGAAAAACCTGATGTTTTGTTTAGAAAGTTATTATCAATTTCTCAGCTAAAAATAATATTAAATTTTCGTAAGTATGTTAAGTAATGTTTAGAAATGTAAAATTTTAGATAATTACTGTATACTAACATCAGTGTTATCTAGTATAATCTGCATACCAAATTATGCGGAGTCACAACGACACTACGAATAATTCAAAAGGTGTCAATTCTCAACTTACTTTGCGCTCACCATACAAAAAGCATCAATGAGCAAGAAGAGTGAAGATAAAATTTCCTTTGACAAACAACAATGGCAGCGCGAGCGGCAGGCAATGACACTTTTGTCTTCTTTGAACTACAGAACTGGCGAACTAAGTAGTTATTTGCACAATATTGCCTGCGGAATTAGCGATCTAATTAAAGTAGATTGGACAGTAGTAACGCTGTGCCAGAAAGGTTTTGAGAAGGTATTAGCAAGCAGTGTAGATATGGGCGAAGGCGAACATGTTTATTCATTACATGGTTCGCTTACTGGTACTGTAATAGAAATCGGTCAGCTTTTAACAGTAGAAGATGCTCATAAACATCCAGAATATGGAGAAGTTCCGGAAGGTTATTGTTCATATTTAGGAATACCGTTGCGAACTGCCCAAGGTGAAGTTATTGGTACTATCTGCGCTTTTCATCAGCAGCCACGGGAGTTTACAAAAGAGGAAATTCAAATTGTCGAACTGTTTGCCGATCGCGCGGCTACAGCAATAGACCATTATCGCCTTTACCAGCAACAATGCGAATTTAATCAAGTTCTAGAGGCAAAGGTAGAACAACGTACCGAAGAACTGCGGGTAGCGCAAGCCAAGCTTGTAGAACAAGAACGGCTGGCAGCAATTGGTGAATTTGCTGCCATAATTGTACATGAAATTCGCAATCCCCTGACAACCACGATTATGGGATTAAAGTATTCTCAAAAAAACCTTCCAAGTGAAGCAGCTCAAGAGCGATTATCATTAGCGTTGAGTGAAGCCAGTCGTCTTGAGCGATTATTAAGTGAAATATTGCTCTATGCGAAACCCCAGATATTAGAATTGTGTGAATTGGATGTAAATGAATTTGTAAATGAGTTGCTAGTAACTCTTTGCGAAATGCCAGAAGCATTATCACGGCAAATCGAATTTATTCCCTCTTCCAGAGCGGTGAAATTCCTGGGGGATAAAGATAAAATTAAACAAGTTTTTATTAACATTGTCCGCAATGCTTGCGAGGCTGTTTCAGCAGGAGATGTCGTCAAATGCGAAGTAGATTGTTCTTCCGTTGGTCAAGTCTGCATTCATGTCTGCAATGGGGGTGAGCCAATTCCCCCAGAAGTTCAATCATTGCTCACTCAGCCGTTTTTCTCCACAAAATCTAGTGGTACAGGCTTAGGGCTGGCGATTACTAAACGCATTGTCAATGCTCATGGTGGGGAATTATTTATTCAGTCTGAGGTGGTAGGTGGTACGAGGGTAAGTGTAAAATTGCCTGTTGTTAATTAGCGGGCATTGGGCATGGGGCATGGGGGAGGCAGTGCGGTCTTGGTCTGGCAGTGCGTTGGGCATTCATGAGGGCGTTGGTATAAAAGTCGCTTTTTTTCAAGATAAAATTTAAAATAATTATATGATTAACCCCCGTCAACTAGCTTTTATTGCTTTGCGAGAGGTTCACAAGGGGGCTTATGCTGATGTTGCCCTTGATCGAGTGCTGCAAAAAGTGAAATTGGGCGATGCCTGCGGCGGGCTTCTCTACGAGACGCTCCGCGATCGCCAACGCCAATCTTATGAAGAGTTGAGCGATCGCCGTTTGCTGACAGACTTAGTTTATGGCAGCACCAGAAGGCAACGCACTCTTGATGCTCTCATCGACCAACTCGGCAAAAAGAAATCCCACCAACAACCTGCAAACCTCCGCACCATTTTACATCTAGGTTTATATCAACTGCGCTATCTAGAGCGGATTCCGCCATCAGCTGCTGTTAATACCACTGTCCAACTAGCTAAAGAAAATGGCTTTTCTGGACTCACAGGTTTTGTTAATGGTCTGTTGCGAGAGTATATCAGAAGAGCAGAGGGGGAGGGGGAGAGGGGGGGACGACTTGGGGGACAAGGGGACAAGGAGACTAGGGGACAAGGTGACGAGAATAATTCTTCTTTCTCCCCATCCCTCCCTCCCCCCCTCCCCCCATCTCCCCACTTCCCCTTACAATTGCCAGAAAATCCGGTGGAACGCTTGGGTATTTTGCACAGCTTTCCTGACTGGATTATTGAAGTGTGGTTGAAACAGTTTGGTTTCGCAGAAACAGAAAAGTTATGCGAATGGATGAACCAAACACCAGTTATTGACTTGCGGGTAAATCTTCTTCGCGCTTCGGTTGAGGAAGTTGAAAGAGCTTTGCAATTGAAGGGTGTTTTAGTCAAGCGCGTTCCTCACTTACCCCAAGCTTTGCGATTGATTGGTAGCACTGGTGCTATTCAAAATTTACCTGGTTTTAGCGAGGGTTGGTGGACTGTGCAAGATAGTAGCGCTCAGTTGGTAAGTCATTTGCTTGACCCGCAACCAGATGAGGTAATAATTGATGCTTGTGCTGCACCGGGAGGAAAAACAACGCACATTGCGGAATTGATGGGGGATAAAGGAACAATTTGGGCAGGCGATCGCACTTCCTCACGTCTTCGCAAACTCAAGGAAAATGCTCAACGCCTAAATTTGCACTCTATTCAAATTTATACTGGCGACAGCCGCAACCAACCCCAATTTCAAAATATCGGCGATCGCGTCTTACTTGATGCACCATGCTCTGGTTTAGGAACTCTCCACCGTCACGCTGATGCTCGTTGGCGACAAACACCAGAGTCTGTCCAAGAACTCTCGGCACTGCAAAAAGAATTATTAGCGTATACATCAACATTTGTCAAGACTAATGGCATATTAGTTTACGCAACATGTACATTGCATCCAGCAGAAAATGAAGATGTCATTGAGTCCTTTTTAGCGTCGCACCCAAATTGGCAAATAGAGCCTCCTGAGGTAGATTCACCAGCTTTTGGGTATTCTACACCACAAGGCTGGATTAAAGTATTGCCTCATAAACAAGAAATGGATGGCTTTTTCATGGTGCGCTTAAGAAAAACCAATGATTAAAGGTGAACGCTGTTTGTGATTTTAATATTAGTCAAGGGCTAAAGGTCAAAGACTGAAAATCAAATTACAAAATTAGATTACAAAGGACAAAGCAATGGCTGCTAATTCCAATGTGAAAAACTTAGTTAAAATCCTGATTGGAGCGGCTTGGATTGATGGTAGAATTCAAGCAGAAGAACGGCAATATCTGCGCGAAATAGCTCAAGCAAAAGGTTTAGCAAGCGATCCAGACATTAAGCCTTGGTTGTACGAATTGGTTCCCGTGCAGCCAAACGAGTGCTATAAGTGGGTGAAAGATTATTTAGGCGATCGCCCCACCAAGGAAGATTACGAAAATTTGATTGAAGCCATCAGTGGCTTAATTTACAGCGATGGTGAAGTAGCGCTCGAAGAAGCAAGACTGCTAACGAAATTACAAGAATTATCCACAGCAAATGATTCGACTCAACCCGGTCATAATGCCATTCTTAAACAAATTCAGAAACTTTATAGACGTTGGGTTGATGTTCAGAACTGAGAAAGTTATGAGTTATGAGTTATGAGTTATGAATTTTTAATTCTTAACTCCTAACTCTTAACTTCTAACTTCTTAAGACTTCGGTTCACCCACACCTGGAGTTTCTTCTTTTTTAACTTCAGGTACAATGTCAGGACGCTCTTTGCTTTCCCAACCGGGGGGACGCTTGGAGTTATACCAAGCGATCGAACCAATCGTGACAGCAGCAATAAAACCAGCCACATACACCAAAGTGGCAGATACGGGAAAATGGGGAGCGTTTGCAGCTGCGTCTGCTGCTGTTTGCATTAATAAATGCACGAGTATTTTCTCCTATTGTCGGCAACACTACTTAAGACCGTACAAAAAGAGCGTATCACACGCATCCCCCGTAGGGGAGAGGCAGGGGGAGATGGGGAGAGGGGGGAGAGGGGGGGAGAGTATTAAATTTTGAATTCTCCTTGTCTCCAAGGAGTCCCCCACTTCCCCACTCCCCTACTTTCTCATCTGCCAATCAATTTCCTTCAGAGGAAGATTCGCTAGGTCTGAGTCTATCCCGCCAAGACTGAGTTGGTGCGGAATTTGAGGAGCCAGATGATCTGCTGTTTGACTCTGGTGCAGAGGTGCGAGTTCTTCTCGGTGACGAAGAAGAAGAAGAGGAATCTGATTCTACTCGTCTGTATCGGCGTCGTGGACGAGATGACTCTGAGGAAGAATTGTTAGAAGAAGAATTTGATTCTTCACTTCTGTAGCGACGCCGCCTTCTGGGTGAAGGTGTATCATCGTTTTGTTGCTGATAGCGTCTTCGGCTGCGTCTTGGGGTGTCGTCTTGTTGTTGCTGCTGATTTTCTTGAGAATAGCTTCTGTATCTGCGTCTTCTGGATGGGCGATCGCTATTATCAGAATTATCAGAGTTATCAGAACTTACTCGTTGACTTCGCCTTCTATTATTGTCAGAATCATCATCTGAGTTATCTTCATCATCTTGAATCGGACGGTTGACAATTCGGTTCGGCTTGACGCGCTGCGCTTTGATAGTGCCTTTACGACCTTCTAACTTTGGTCGAGAGGGAAACTTTTCTACCGGCATTCCTTTTACAGCTACTTCCATAAATTCATGCCAAGTGGAAGCAGCACTACCACTGCTACCCCAAGTAGGTTTATTATCGTCGTTACCTAGCCAAACTCCTGTGACTAATTGGGGAATATAACCAATAAACCACAAATCGCGGGCTTCATCGGAAGTACCTGTTTTTCCGGCTACAGGTCGATCTAATTGGGCAGCGCGACCGGTACCATCTTCTACTACATTCCGCAGCATCCAGGTCATGATAGCATTACTCTCAGGGTCGAGAGCTTGCATCGGCTGGTAACTAGCTTTCCATATTTCCTTGCCTTGGCGGTTGAGGATGCGGGTAATCCCGTGAGCTTCTGTATGCAACCCAAGATTAGCAAAAGTGCCGTAAGCGCTGGTTAACTCCAACAAATTCACTTCATTAGAACCAAGAGCCAAAGAATAAGTCGGTTTTAGTGAAGATTTAATCCCCATATCATGAGCTAGTTTGATTGTTGGCTCAAATCCGACATCGATCAACACCTTCACCGCAATGATATTAATTGACTTGGTGAGGGCTTCAATCATGCTCATCGATCCGTGGAAATTTTCACTGTAGTTTTTCGGCTCGTAGCCATCAACTACAAACGGTGCATCCTCGTAAGTATCGTAGGGATTTTTGCCGCTAGCGATCGCCGTTGCATAAACGAATCCTTTGAATGTTGAACC
Above is a genomic segment from Tolypothrix sp. NIES-4075 containing:
- a CDS encoding GAF domain-containing sensor histidine kinase; translated protein: MSKKSEDKISFDKQQWQRERQAMTLLSSLNYRTGELSSYLHNIACGISDLIKVDWTVVTLCQKGFEKVLASSVDMGEGEHVYSLHGSLTGTVIEIGQLLTVEDAHKHPEYGEVPEGYCSYLGIPLRTAQGEVIGTICAFHQQPREFTKEEIQIVELFADRAATAIDHYRLYQQQCEFNQVLEAKVEQRTEELRVAQAKLVEQERLAAIGEFAAIIVHEIRNPLTTTIMGLKYSQKNLPSEAAQERLSLALSEASRLERLLSEILLYAKPQILELCELDVNEFVNELLVTLCEMPEALSRQIEFIPSSRAVKFLGDKDKIKQVFINIVRNACEAVSAGDVVKCEVDCSSVGQVCIHVCNGGEPIPPEVQSLLTQPFFSTKSSGTGLGLAITKRIVNAHGGELFIQSEVVGGTRVSVKLPVVN
- a CDS encoding 16S rRNA (cytosine(967)-C(5))-methyltransferase, with protein sequence MINPRQLAFIALREVHKGAYADVALDRVLQKVKLGDACGGLLYETLRDRQRQSYEELSDRRLLTDLVYGSTRRQRTLDALIDQLGKKKSHQQPANLRTILHLGLYQLRYLERIPPSAAVNTTVQLAKENGFSGLTGFVNGLLREYIRRAEGEGERGGRLGGQGDKETRGQGDENNSSFSPSLPPPLPPSPHFPLQLPENPVERLGILHSFPDWIIEVWLKQFGFAETEKLCEWMNQTPVIDLRVNLLRASVEEVERALQLKGVLVKRVPHLPQALRLIGSTGAIQNLPGFSEGWWTVQDSSAQLVSHLLDPQPDEVIIDACAAPGGKTTHIAELMGDKGTIWAGDRTSSRLRKLKENAQRLNLHSIQIYTGDSRNQPQFQNIGDRVLLDAPCSGLGTLHRHADARWRQTPESVQELSALQKELLAYTSTFVKTNGILVYATCTLHPAENEDVIESFLASHPNWQIEPPEVDSPAFGYSTPQGWIKVLPHKQEMDGFFMVRLRKTND
- a CDS encoding TerB family tellurite resistance protein, yielding MAANSNVKNLVKILIGAAWIDGRIQAEERQYLREIAQAKGLASDPDIKPWLYELVPVQPNECYKWVKDYLGDRPTKEDYENLIEAISGLIYSDGEVALEEARLLTKLQELSTANDSTQPGHNAILKQIQKLYRRWVDVQN
- the psb35 gene encoding photosystem II assembly protein Psb35 is translated as MHLLMQTAADAAANAPHFPVSATLVYVAGFIAAVTIGSIAWYNSKRPPGWESKERPDIVPEVKKEETPGVGEPKS